A genomic region of Eucalyptus grandis isolate ANBG69807.140 chromosome 5, ASM1654582v1, whole genome shotgun sequence contains the following coding sequences:
- the LOC104444779 gene encoding uncharacterized protein LOC104444779 isoform X2: protein MQRVAKLVKAVVSMPTKGASGMTTLCWSKSVFSMAEEVPKRLVIKGFKVLLFGVPKYFLGGTWGMASATIFILKVELRGWLLPLFLF, encoded by the exons ATGCAGAGGGTGGCTAAGCTTGTGAAAGCCGTCGTTAGTATGCCAACGAAGGGAGCCTCGGGTATGACCACGTTGTGCTGGAGCAAGAGCGTTTTTTCCATGGCGGAGGAAGTCCCTAAACGGCTGGTCATCAAAGGATTCAAGGTTCTTCTCTTCGGAGTTCCGAAATACTTCCTTG GTGGAACTTGGGGGATGGCTTCTGCCACTATTTTTATTCTGAAG GTGGAACTTAGGGGATGGCTTCTAccactatttttattttga
- the LOC104444779 gene encoding uncharacterized protein LOC104444779 isoform X1 has product MQRVAKLVKAVVSMPTKGASGMTTLCWSKSVFSMAEEVPKRLVIKGFKVLLFGVPKYFLGGTWGMASATIFILKVIIKFFFFILKVELRGWLLPLFLF; this is encoded by the exons ATGCAGAGGGTGGCTAAGCTTGTGAAAGCCGTCGTTAGTATGCCAACGAAGGGAGCCTCGGGTATGACCACGTTGTGCTGGAGCAAGAGCGTTTTTTCCATGGCGGAGGAAGTCCCTAAACGGCTGGTCATCAAAGGATTCAAGGTTCTTCTCTTCGGAGTTCCGAAATACTTCCTTG GTGGAACTTGGGGGATGGCTTCTGCCACTATTTTTATTCTGAAGGTTATCatcaaattcttcttctttattctgAAG GTGGAACTTAGGGGATGGCTTCTAccactatttttattttga